A region of Toxorhynchites rutilus septentrionalis strain SRP chromosome 1, ASM2978413v1, whole genome shotgun sequence DNA encodes the following proteins:
- the LOC129761422 gene encoding tigger transposable element-derived protein 2-like, translating into MDGLQGSSTNVNRKRRSNFLMLVEKVRIIEDFEAGCGTHDFLGKKYGVGSSTVTRIIQKKEAIREAVDKFKEYGVNNRKTLKEQTFPLLEEALYIWILQQRQSNILLTVDILKAKAELLFKMFQDRGLYAVHGFSASDGWMHRFKQRFGLRVKAVTGEKASVNVEAYLNFKKVLQKKIQEMQLSLSQVFNADESALFIKLLATRYVVTCDETVASGRKQNKTRYTFMPCSNIDGSLKLPLYFICTAAKPRGINIEELPVSYNHSKKAWMTRLLFRQWFHEEFVPAVRKFSAERGLEPKALLVLDNCTSHYDVDESLQSDDGLIQVIYLPPNVTAECQPMDQSVINAIKRKYKRKLMLALILENEHLSFEERLKKINLQQCISWLATSWEEISDKTIRNSWKKLIDGLPEDAVNVDSKAADDDFKALVSRIVSLAGTKTSEQDIDLWIKDQVYDGDHNPDWVTSEVFSDDEILSSVLKKDQPEMQEEWLVDTEDGSNSFDTSITSTGDPDFGDAIKSIDCLVRYMKHDVAEHLRA; encoded by the exons ATGGATGGTTTGCAAGGATCCAGTACGAACGTTAACCGGAAACGGAGGAGCAATTTCCTGATGCTGGTGGAGAAGGTTCGCATAATTGAAGATTTTGAAGCAGGATGTGGTACGCATGACTTTCTtgggaagaagtacggcgtagGATCTTCTACGGTCACGAGAATAATCCAAAAGAAAGAAGCAATTCGTGAGGCGGTGGACAAGTTCAAGGAATATGgtgtaaataatcgaaaaacattgaaagagcAGACGTTCCCTTTGCTGGAAGAAGCTCTTTACATCTGGATTTTACAGCAGCGGCAGTCCAACATTTTGTTGACAGTGGATATTCTTAAAGCAAAGGCGGAGCTGCTGTTTAAGATGTTCCAGGACCGGGGGCTCTATGCGGTGCACGGTTTTTCTGCTTCGGATGGCTGGATGCATCGTTTTAAGCAGCGGTTTGGATTGCGCGTGAAAGCCGTAACAGGAGAAAAGGCATCGGTAAACGTTGAAGCGTACCTAAATTTCAAAAAGGTTCTACAGAAGAAGATTCAGGAAATGCAGCTATCACTATCCCAAGTCTTTAATGCAGATGAATCTGCCTTGTTCATCAAGCTCCTAGCCACACGCTATGTCGTTACCTGTGATGAGACCGTGGCAAGCGGACGGAAGCAAAACAAGACAAGGTATACGTTTATGCCTTGCTCCAACATAGATGGTTCCCTAAAGCTTCCGTTGTATTTCATTTGCACTGCTGCAAAACCACGAGGAATCAACATCGAAGAACTTCCCGTTTCATATAATcattccaaaaaggcttggatgaCCAGACTGTTGTTCCGTCAATGGTTCCACGAAGAGTTTGTCCCCGCTGTTCGAAAATTttcggccgagagaggattggAGCCAAAGGCATTGCTGGTTCTTGATAATTGCACCAGTCATTATGACGTTGACGAATCTCTACAGAGTGACGATGGACTGATTCAAGTGATCTACCTCCCACCAAATGTAACTGCTGAATGCCAGCCGATGGACCAATCGGTCATCAATGCAATCAAGCGAAAGTATAAAAGAAAACTGATGCTTGCATTAATTCTGGAAAACGAACACTTAAG TTTCGAAGAACGATTGAAGAAGATTAATCTTCAACAGTGTATTTCGTGGTTGGCAACCTCTTGGGAGGAGATATCTGACAAAACTATACGTAATTCGTGGAAGAAATTGATCGATGGTTTGCCGGAGGATGCTGTTAATGTAGACTCGAAAGCGGCCGATGATGACTTCAAAGCGCTTGTGTCCAGGATTGTCAGTTTGGCAGGAACAAAAACATCTGAGCAAGATATTGATCTGTGGATCAAAGATCAGGTGTATGATGGTGATCATAATCCAGATTGGGTAACCAGTGAAGTGTTCTCTGATGACGAGATTTTGTCATCAGTTCTCAAGAAAGATCAACCTGAAATGCAAGAAGAATGGTTGGTAGACACAGAAGATGGAAGTAATTCGTTTGATACTTCCATTACTAGTACCGGAGATCCTGATTTTGGCGATGCAATCAAGTCAATTGATTGCCTAGTTCGCTATATGAAGCATGATGTTGCAGAA CATCTGCGGGCATAG